The region TAAAGCATAGAGCAAAGTCTATACTTTTGCGTTTCAAATATACAATTATTTTGCTTTTAAAGTTTTTTTAAACACAAGAAAATAAGACCTCAAACTATTTCTAATGAAGTTTTAGTTATTTTTATTAAAATTTCCAAAATGAACATCATCATCAAAAAAATCAAAATTGTAGTTTTTACTATTGCATTCACAACCTGTAATTATTCTTATGCCCAGACAAATAAAATAGAAACTGAACTGGATGTTTTATTCCAGAAAGCACTTCAAGCCAAAACTTTTAACGGAAATGTTTTAGTCGCCAAAAAAGGAAAGATACTTTATGAAAAGGCTTTCGGTCAGGCCGATGCAAGCAACACCATTCCATTAAATAAAGAGTATCGTTTTCATATTGGTTCAATCGCTAAAGAATTTAATGCTGTCGGAATTATGATGCTAAAAGAGCAGGGAAAATTAAAATTGGACGATTCGGTTTCTAAATTTCTCCCTGAACTTCCGTCCTGGGCCAATAAAATCAAGATTATCAATTTGCTTCAATACACCAGCGGACTTCCTCAAATAAAATGGAATGAAGTCAATCAGGATTCAGACAATATGGCTTTTCTGCAAAAGACTTCAGCTTTAGAATTCGAACCAGGAACTCAATACGATTACAACAATAATAATGTGTTTTTGCAAAGACGTATTATTGAAAAAATCACAAATATGAGTTTCAATTCTTTTGTGATCAAGAAAATCTTGAAACCTATCGGAATTAAAAATGCCGTTGTAGATCCTGGCGAAAACGAATCTCTTTTCGCAAAATCTTTTAACAAAGAAGGAAAACCAGATATTCTGAAATACAACATTTCAGGCTGGACAGCTTTAAATTTAAAGGATTTCTACAAATGGTCGGAAGCTGTTAATTCGTTTAAGATTATTAATCAGCAATCGACACGCGAACTTTTTGAACCTTTTTCTAAGGACAATCAAACCGGTCTTGGTGGTGGTACTATCGAAAACGGAAAAGTAACCAGTCATATACATGATGGCGCGGCTTTTAATTATCAGGCTTTATTAATCAGCAATCTTAACTTCACGATTATTTTAATGACTAATAACAAGCAAAACAACCTGGAAGAACTTAGCAATTCAGTAGAAGCTATACTTAATAAATAAACGTTACTTTCTTAATACTAAAAAAGCTCCATTATTTCTAATGGAGCTCATAAAAAATTATAAAAAGACTTTATTTCAATTTCGTCAAGGCTTTAGAATTCTTCAACAGAAACACATATTGAAAATAATCAGTCACAAAAGCATCTTTCAAAGGAACAATGTTTTCTCCAAATACCCTGGACTTTACAGTAATCAAATTTTGCGAATTGAAATAAGGCGAGTTTTTTGAATTCAGTTTAAAAAGAGTTACAGCATTTGGCTTACTTACTTCTTTTAAATCATTGATTCCTTTTACAAGCATAAATGGACCATCGGCATTTAACCAGTCTACTTTTTCGTCTTCCGGAGTTGGAAACTGAGGATTTTTAGGAAGATACATCTCACTGTCAATTGTATAACTTACAAAACTGGTTACTTTAAAACCGGAATCTTTTAATCCTGCCGCAAAAGTTGCTCTGCCAGATTCGGTTTTCTTTTGCAGTGTATGAAAATATCCAAAAAGACCATAGAATTTTTCATTTTCAAGATGCCTTTTCTTAATCGTATTTTTAAGATTACTTACCATTGCTTCATCTCTTGAACCTTTAGATTCATCATCAAAATTTTTATCAATTCCGATTA is a window of Flavobacterium crocinum DNA encoding:
- a CDS encoding serine hydrolase domain-containing protein — translated: MNIIIKKIKIVVFTIAFTTCNYSYAQTNKIETELDVLFQKALQAKTFNGNVLVAKKGKILYEKAFGQADASNTIPLNKEYRFHIGSIAKEFNAVGIMMLKEQGKLKLDDSVSKFLPELPSWANKIKIINLLQYTSGLPQIKWNEVNQDSDNMAFLQKTSALEFEPGTQYDYNNNNVFLQRRIIEKITNMSFNSFVIKKILKPIGIKNAVVDPGENESLFAKSFNKEGKPDILKYNISGWTALNLKDFYKWSEAVNSFKIINQQSTRELFEPFSKDNQTGLGGGTIENGKVTSHIHDGAAFNYQALLISNLNFTIILMTNNKQNNLEELSNSVEAILNK